The segment TGCAGTGGCTCATGGCAGGGCAGGCGATTGATGGCCTGTTGTACCTGTTCCACAGTGTCTGCACCGAGGACCAGGGTGGTCTTGGTGGACGCTGCGTCCGGTACAGCAACTTTCCACTCTGGGTAGTTGCCGGTCAGTTGCCGGGTGATGAAGCGCCAACGGCGGCTACTCAGCTGCACCCAGCCTGGGACGTCCGTCTCTTGCGAGGGAGTCACCTTGAGCCGCCAGTTGCCGTCGAGGGCAAAGTCCCGCCAGCCCAAAAACTTGTGCTTGGGCAGCACCATGGATTGGGTGAGCGGCAGTGTGAATGAGTTGCTGCTGTAGAGATGTTTGCCATCGGTGCCCACCACGTAGTGAGCCCCAGCTTTGGAAACGTCAATGCAGGCGCTTTGGAGGATGTAGCGGCCGGGATCGCCGCTGGAACACTCCAGCGCCTCCAGCAGGGATTGGCGGAGGGTTTCAGGGAGCGGGATGGGCTCGCCTTTGAGCTTTGGCACTTCGGGAAACTCACCGACCGGGAAGGCCCGGATCTTGGCCTCGCCGGTCTGTCCTGCCAGGGGGAACCTGAGCAGCGCAGTGTCTTCTGAGGCCGGTTCCAGTTGGAGGGTTTCGCCCTTGCCGCAGTTCTTGCTGAGACGCTGGAGGTCTTCGAAGGAAACCACCATGGCGCAGGGACTGCCCTGACCGGGCTGTTCGAGGCGCATGGTGACGAACCGATCGAGGTCAGTGGCGGTGAGGCACACCCAGCCGTCGGCGGTGCGTTCCACCTGGATGCCGCCGAGGATGGGCAGGGTAGTGTGGCGATTGATGACTTTGCTCAGGCCGGTGAGCGCGGGTTTGAGTTCATTGAGGGGAAGGGAAATCGGATTCATGAGGTTGTCCTTTCTGTTTGGTTGAATTGAGGGGTCGGGTGTGGGCACAAAAACGCCGATGCCACCGCGAAGGACGGCATCGGCAGTGGTAGGGAACCGCGAGGTTGGGTTCAGTGGCGCAGGAGCCAGCGCAGGAGCAGGCCGCCTGCCACGGCAATGAGCACGCCTGCACTGAGGCGTCCCGGAATCTGCGCGAGATTGGAGCAGATCTGCAGCAGGGCGGCTGACCAGGTAGTGAGATGTTCCAGGAATACTGCCACCAAGGGACTGATGCACAGTAGTGGCACCGCAGTGAACAGTGCCAGCAGCAGGCAGCGGCGGCACCATTCGCGAAGCAGGCCGTTGGGGGACAGCCAGAACTCGAAGCGATGCAGCGTGTGATGCAGGACCGTGGTCGAGCGAGCCAGATGGCCTTGTCGGGGAAGCGAGCGATCCACGCGTGGTGGTGCCAGCGGTATTGCCGACAATTTCCACCGCGAGATGGCCAGAGACCACTCTTTCCGATTCGAAACCTCGTGGGGAGGTTCGTTGTCAGGAGACGTTGTCATGGCTGTCTTCCGCCTCCTTTCGAGTATCGGAGCCAAGGCTCATGCCGATGAGCAGCGCCAGCACCGTGGTGACGCCGGCGATGACAGTCAGGGTCTGCCACCGGCTGCGCCAGGACTGCTCCAGGGCGAGTCGCTGCTCTGTTTTTTGGTGCAGTTCCTTTTGCGCCTGGAGTTGTTCCTCCAGGATCGTGTTCTGTTGAACGAGGTTCTCCACCGAGATTGCCGGGATGCTGGAAACTCCATGGTCCCTGGACTCCGGCGGCGTCCGGCGTCCGCACGAGGTCACGAGGCATATCAGCAGGAGCCAAAGGATGGGATGAATGATGCAGGTAATCTTCATGGCTATGCAGATGGATGAGGTTAAACCCGCCTCCCAGTGGAAGACGGGCTTGGCATGTGGATGTGAGCAGCGAGGTGCCCTTCAGACCGTAACCGGCTCGGGTTTGTATTTGAGCTGGGCGGTAGTGCACTCTTCCGCGCGGATGTCCTCCCTTGGACCGAGATACACTGGCTGGTAGATGGAGCCGGACTCACGGAAGGCGTACAGGTAGCGGCATTCCACAATGGTGCCCGGAGCCGGGACATTGTGGTTGGGTGGAATAGTCACGTTGCCCGCGGACACGACGCGGTCCCCATCAAAGAGGATCAGGGACACGCTGCGTTTGGGGTTGGGCTTGGTGACGATGAAGGAGGCTGTCTCGCAGAACTTGTACTTGAGCTGCATTCCTCCCGAGGCGGGACGGCCCGGAGTGTACGGAGCCATCATGTGTCTGAAGACCGCCCCTTCGCGATGCTCGCGCTGAAGCCGCGTGAACATTTCCCGCTTGGCACTGAGCTGGCAGGCGATGTCCACGAGTTTGAAGTGCGGAGGAATGGAGACCTTGAGGAACTTGCTCAGACGCACGAAGCGTTCGGCGTAGCCCTCATGGCGCAGATCCTCGCTGTGGAGGCTCAGGGCATCGAACACGTGAAGCACGTCGCCCAGACCTTCTCCATCGAGGATGAAGTCGGCAGTGCAAGCCAGGGCGCTCTCCACCATGGTTTGGGGAAGAGCGGTTTCCTGGCCGAGGCGATTGATGCCGGTGATGGTGGTGCCTTCCTTGCGGATGAGGAGACGCCGGCCATCGATTTTCTCCTGCAGCCACCAGTCCGGGTGAGTGAGCAGTTCCTGGACTTTCTCCTCCTCAACGGGATTGAGGAGTTGGCAATGGATGCCGGTAGGTGCTTTGGCGGTTGCCGGGAGGGTGGCGGCGGTCACGCCGCCGTTGCCATCAGCTACCAGATAGCCTTTGGCAGTTTTCTCGCGCACCAACTTGTCGAAGGTGCGCTTGGCTTCGTCGTGCCTGACTGGTGTGGGTGTCTTGGTGCCTGCGTTGAGGGTCGAACCGCGACGGCCATAGGCGAAGGTGACGACATATCCGCCGTCCTTGGGCACAATGGAGGCCTGGTAGACTTTGTCAGAGGCGCCTTCGCGGTAGTAGAGGGAGATGCTTTCCATGGGTTGGAGTCCTTTCTGTCGAGGTTTGGAGTTTGAGTTTCGGGGTGAAAACAGAGCGACCCGCACACCGGAAAGGCGTGCGGGTCGCTTGTTGGTTGAGGTGGATGGTCGTTCGCTACTTCCAGCGCCGGCATTCGTTGAAGAACTCACAGCTGGCGCACTGCATCCCGGGCGAGGGAACGAAGTCGCCACGCTGGAGGCCGGTCTGGTACGCGTCCATGAGATGGAACAGCCGGGTTTGCTGGTCGTCACTCATGGGTGGCATGGGAGTGATCACCACCTTGGGGTTCTTGAGTTTGACCAGGTGATGCAGTTCCAGCCCCAGCTCGCGCTGCCCGGTATTGTGCCGGTACAGCACGGCGTAGCCGCTGGTCTGCACTTCGTGGGTGTGAGCCACCTTCTCCGGGTTGGGGGTGGTGGATGAGGTCTTGTAGTCGATGATGCGGCGTTGTAGGACCAAATCGAGGATGCCCACCAGACGAGGCAGACCGTGCTGGCGCAGGTCTGCTTCGATAGACACCTCGATTGCATCCGGCTTGAGATCCTCCGGGAGGGGATGCTCCCGGAGGTACGTCTCGAATAGGCGCCAGCCGATGGCCTTCTCCTCGGCCTCGGAGCTGGCCCAGTCCACCTTGCCCTCGCTCTCATCCGTCCACGCTGCAGAGTATGCGTCGTGGAGGGCTTTGAGTGAGAGTGGCTGCTGGAGCCAGCGGGCTCGGTTGCGGGCTTTGAGCGCTACATGCACGGCATTGCCGACATGCAGGGCTGGAGTCTTGGGCTTGGGAATGGATAGCACGTATCTAAAGAAGAACTTCAACCGGCATTGCAGGAACAGCGTCAGCCGGGAAGCTGACACGGCCTGCAGGAGTTCAGCGATGATGTCTTTTTCGGCCCGTGTGCTTGCCTCCGGGGTGGAGACAGGCGTCTTGGGCTGGGTGGTGCGGGCACTCATGATGAGACGGCAGGTTCGTGTTGGGATGATGACGGCTGCCTGCGGCGGTGGGTCTGACGGGGCTGACCCACCTTCGCGAGCAGTTCGTCCAAGAGCTGGGAGGCCTGCATCTTGTTGAGCTCCCGGACACCGATGCCGAAGAACTGGCGGGCCAGATCTTCTACCCCTTGCTTGTCGAGGTTGTGCTCGTTGACCAGGCGCAGGATGAACCCGCGCTGGCCATCGGTGCAGTTCCATCGCTCGCTGCTCGCATTGCCATTGCTGGCCCGAGAGTGACCGTTGACGCTGTTTCCACGGCCATTCCCGTTTCGGGCATGGCCGTTTGTGTGCCCATGGGCATGCCCGGTTCGGTGGCCATTGTTCCCCGATTGGTCCACGGCGTCGATGCCGTAGAACTCCCCGGGAACAAAGCCGACCTGCTGGATCTCATGATCAACCGATTGCTGAAGAAGCTGGTAGAGCTTCTGGCATTCGGCCTCCACTTGGGAGAGATCGGTGAGTTCCACTTCAACAGAAGCGCTGAAGCTGTGAGAGCTGAAGCCAGGAAGGCCGAGTTTCTTGCTGTAGTTGGCGGACAGTTTGACTGCCATGAGGTTGGTTTCCTTTCGATTGGGTTTGGTGTGGGATGAACCTTCCACCCCAGAAACGACAAAACCCGGCGCGGGGCCGGGTTCGGAGGTGAGGGATGGAAGGAACAAAACTGGCTACCGCTTGGAAGCGGTGTCAGCGTGGTCTGGATGCTCCTGTATTGCGGATGAGGTCTGTGCTTGCATTTGGGCCAACTGCCATCCCGTAGTCCCTTGAAGGGCCACGGTCAGCAGCTCGTCCACGAGGCGAGTCATCGGCTTGCGCCGGTGTCGAGCTTCGTGGTAGAGAGCACAGACCACATTCCGCGAGATGCAGGGCACATAGTGCCGGGGACTGGACATGGTGAATGAAGCAACCGGTAGGAGGTGCTTCACAAGTATATGACACGGCGAAGCAGCCTATTGCAGTGAGGT is part of the Roseimicrobium gellanilyticum genome and harbors:
- a CDS encoding WGR domain-containing protein, with translation MESISLYYREGASDKVYQASIVPKDGGYVVTFAYGRRGSTLNAGTKTPTPVRHDEAKRTFDKLVREKTAKGYLVADGNGGVTAATLPATAKAPTGIHCQLLNPVEEEKVQELLTHPDWWLQEKIDGRRLLIRKEGTTITGINRLGQETALPQTMVESALACTADFILDGEGLGDVLHVFDALSLHSEDLRHEGYAERFVRLSKFLKVSIPPHFKLVDIACQLSAKREMFTRLQREHREGAVFRHMMAPYTPGRPASGGMQLKYKFCETASFIVTKPNPKRSVSLILFDGDRVVSAGNVTIPPNHNVPAPGTIVECRYLYAFRESGSIYQPVYLGPREDIRAEECTTAQLKYKPEPVTV
- a CDS encoding RecB family exonuclease encodes the protein MSARTTQPKTPVSTPEASTRAEKDIIAELLQAVSASRLTLFLQCRLKFFFRYVLSIPKPKTPALHVGNAVHVALKARNRARWLQQPLSLKALHDAYSAAWTDESEGKVDWASSEAEEKAIGWRLFETYLREHPLPEDLKPDAIEVSIEADLRQHGLPRLVGILDLVLQRRIIDYKTSSTTPNPEKVAHTHEVQTSGYAVLYRHNTGQRELGLELHHLVKLKNPKVVITPMPPMSDDQQTRLFHLMDAYQTGLQRGDFVPSPGMQCASCEFFNECRRWK
- a CDS encoding DNA polymerase III subunit beta, coding for MNPISLPLNELKPALTGLSKVINRHTTLPILGGIQVERTADGWVCLTATDLDRFVTMRLEQPGQGSPCAMVVSFEDLQRLSKNCGKGETLQLEPASEDTALLRFPLAGQTGEAKIRAFPVGEFPEVPKLKGEPIPLPETLRQSLLEALECSSGDPGRYILQSACIDVSKAGAHYVVGTDGKHLYSSNSFTLPLTQSMVLPKHKFLGWRDFALDGNWRLKVTPSQETDVPGWVQLSSRRWRFITRQLTGNYPEWKVAVPDAASTKTTLVLGADTVEQVQQAINRLPCHEPLHQTIGIAWDHGEAALLAKAPEDRDWTRVPLPNVEAKGPDQRVFVDRRFLAKALGFGLCTIGLIDEISPLRFTEGGRQMIVMPLRPNGPSETTPSTSEVPAREAEATIPQATPTPALEQTEASPASLETPPNVASLQSGDHNASPNSANKSQMEHAIELVDELRAYHSQSQDKLRDLGTKLRIALREQKAGTKELHTFRQRLRALQAVQF